A DNA window from Drosophila virilis strain 15010-1051.87 chromosome 4, Dvir_AGI_RSII-ME, whole genome shotgun sequence contains the following coding sequences:
- the LOC6634274 gene encoding uncharacterized protein isoform X3: MNSGYGQRGGGAAGGGGFEAPACVQNAMMTKDKKPFTYTPGGIDLSQIRSERMAKRLARNAQAEGAATGAAQQNRPSPQSPGSGGSAASSMGAAAMGMPFQVLPPPPPPQPQSQTGKNGNQVAAAAPPPPPPQQSTLAPPAGRGSAPGSPAAARKSPTPQRFEPPPLGFRPEIKIPPNPMAALRKVPPPVEKNTFWKDEYCKERSKSPLPESNQNGNDDYSNSNNNSNSNNISQDAVDGYKPTGNSYNNSNGNNSYSPYTPSSQQQPQSPSPKTPPLQQQLQQPTPPATPPQQQQQQQQQQPRQEFRSVAMPQSPAVNVYTRQTDSPRSPFELQQQQQRATESPFRFAQQQQQQQQPQQQQQSRPATAIYPLVQQQQSRPSPAISPLAQQQQQQQQTVPWRTQRPQPAAQQQQQPQQQQPTHSQPIYNNVQQQQQQQQQQQQQQRSRDVFSPARTEQQQQNFGTQQSPYQGAKPTNVGSLYIAPLAQPTEPQAQRLLLQQQQQLSGARDSPMRQVPQQQQQAQQQVGGQPLRWLSSQPAAKEQAPWARPEENGNVVPSTLRQSTAPSTATQAQPATFYQPQLVQSNGHGTASSPGPAAQQNFGSTAQQSGLRLQINSNNVNQSGPKERIIPITLEQTPTYAAAQPNFGAPAGHIIRSANQFVDQGYNNYPASGPSAQVQRVVSPTQHHLHQQQQQQQFVSSNNISNNSTRIIPIAIEGGRGGPVSQSPVVLQNDPRSPPIQSKSFRILQKITDTVDDVSSDPRQESPHLPQQPHLEVELPQLQRPQFARQMSAQQARNSPTIEQMRRLQIAQDQQSGTPPAWCPQGNGASAQNRFTSQRSPYDSAQQQQQQYVPPSEQQAPEPKKYTGSAIPSRSFKILQAMTTPENAEHKIHTELDSDLENIELNEAKNNNNNNNNHNNINHNNENNDNIRKSNHNREINSKINKRHSYASATPTPPPITDTNTNASHGIYSSSSSLSSDSSCAPQVQPERSQSVPPHYPYAYGYPFPWYMPPPNHPAPGQNSGEPPQVLNWPYPYPYPPPMPLSVDGKQAPYPYYYPYYLPPPPAYGQPATPNETLQHGYHPQFVPSYGPYPYPVAPSLSQSSAESRASSVLPDIIITPSTDDMPSKVIMQHHIKVEPREPPKRAHSVEIEELVSRSKTRNICSNKEEVIDMLSQRLANINKIAGGNTQDNLSNQLQKSYAGEHLKELGARSPSENASPVLITAMLDDNDDSESDDSSDEDEEDTDTPKHAGHNSPSPLQAIKSVTNVQIYKGLGEMPAEHLQSESEDDDGTTADEMLDEEEQECLIEELDDDYVVEEDLSTIYEEESELERSSNYAKTIINHNGSSASNATIGARQVEEDDLEQQIEDNDRDDDDDDDESNSVTVRLPLRFSFSRSSNDENIATVEVGSSTQIEERRQSISLDSKRNSFSVAKIESDNEEDNDCEVSVTISLSNSSRSNSVEKSALLPSAIKASTEDVSTSFSLGKRNKFLADTQNGELTNNIAMLMPTKDVEVTSEAPKEEFDFFATLLATKMQAQKMMEQSKSYWKTTEAKPEEQAKEPAPNETVKLRVKQNEEEAKKPRPKSCDISKTQESLEAAKNSFWSTFATAAKEPEPPHEPEQSDEEIDFWEIVENSKEKSQRAKKQKTVTYIPLQKETVDEVEHWTTTLKANVKYMPQSQCAEVHFVVEENPGAEDTNEDEEDFWASVEKAKSENSEKQPELEFWSDQSADTRDENPNVNITEPIAEEEDIDFWADIKSSQGSYDNKENDFKFDPTKYPEEPREVDTDEEIDFWTEIESNRNPDDDDVTFHKSATFWARKERQNSVEETPYKPVETKPFRAKLPDEPAVEIDLWATLEGARGEEPEIVDPLLEQEQMLAAQYEEIEHEEDEKSHKLEQSAPQTPEPNLDAVETMSLASMHEPATVHTWTPSTHTNMDLESGDEPDFWADIEQERGKNDQLEEAEQKRHNYRQAMAFFNTSIDEHKVQQKVQPNRSSVILESAEPTDLELGSPGAYEIVGEDGIVVEQHGLQTVSAEDEDREATTPTNQLPEVYVEPEPEQQRKLLANGLPDLGVSEAPKISVRERINVFETSPPTTTGPTPPNKAMTIHSLSVDSGRGKGQLSRNSSTQRSESEIEEDDSGVTDMNRQMSETDTESESFPELRKMTSYQRAATHSRLFKLLQDENDLPEASEAGQADEFQLKPSRRKIVHNVSITRRQNPNALSEAETMTQRRERLSLPLRKNTSIDADNPSTPNSPASPIVGPSPSKQRVVSDKLVNELVQSLLLKSDSTHLRKLPMERLQAAAKRALAEEMDSMDNSSLDSTPAPTPKQDKEYADYYSSWTEASGGEEIVPSKAFRALQDPRRSPWTVRCPRVLSSKTINRDLARVTESPEILSNRSSKSPECFKQQSGSREHSVSSWRKA; encoded by the exons CTATGGACAACGAGGCGGGGGCGCCGCTGGAGGCGGTGGCTTTGAGGCACCCGCTTGTGTGCAAAACGCGATGATGACAAAAGACAAGAAGCCCTTCACCTATACGCCCGGCGGCATAGATCTCTCGCAAATCCGTTCGGAGCGCATGGCCAAGCGGCTGGCGCGCAATGCGCAAGCCGAGGGCGCCGCCACCGGTGCCGCCCAACAAAACAGACCCTCACCACAGTCGCCGGGCTCTGGTGGCAGCGCCGCCAGTTCTATGGGTGCCGCAGCCATGGGCATGCCGTTTCAggtgctgccgccgccaccgccaccgcagCCGCAGTCACAGACGGGTAAGAACGGTAACcaagttgcagcagcagcaccccCACCGCCACCCCCACAACAAAGTACATTAGCACCACCAGCGGGTCGAGGCAGTGCGCCCGGTTCGCCGGCTGCGGCGCGCAAGTCCCCAACTCCGCAACGTTTCGAGCCGCCGCCGCTAGGATTCCGGCCGGAGATCAAAATACCGCCCAACCCGATGGCGGCGCTGCGCAAGGTGCCGCCGCCGGTGGAGAAGAACACATTCTGGAAAGATGAATATTGCAAGGAGCGCTCCAAGAGCCCCCTGCCCGAGTCAAACCAGAACGGAAATGACgactacagcaacagcaacaacaacagcaacagcaacaacattagcCAAGATGCCGTTGATG GGTACAAACCAACtggcaacagctacaacaacagtaacggcaacaacagctacagccCATACACACCATCaagtcagcagcagccacaatcGCCCTCACCCAAAACACCGccgctgcagcaacagctgcaacagccaACGCCACCGGCAACAcccccacaacaacaacaacaacagcaacagcaacagccgcgTCAGGAGTTTCGCAGTGTGGCCATGCCACAGTCACCGGCTGTTAATGTCTATACGCGTCAAACGGACAGTCCGCGCTCGCCTTTCgagttgcaacagcagcagcagcgcgccACAGAGAGTCCCTTCCGCtttgcacagcagcaacagcaacaacagcaaccacaacagcagcaacagtcgcgTCCAGCCACGGCAATCTATCCGCTggtgcaacaacagcagtcaCGTCCATCGCCAGCTATTTCTCCACtggctcagcagcagcaacaacaacagcaaactgTTCCCTGGCGTACACAACGCCCCCAGCCcgctgcacaacaacaacagcaaccacagcagcagcagccaacgcATTCGCAGCCCATTTACAACAatgtgcaacagcaacagcaacaacaacaacaacagcagcaacagcaacgatcTCGCGATGTCTTCAGCCCCGCCCGAacggagcaacagcaacaaaacttTGGCACTCAGCAATCGCCATATCAAGGAGCTAAGCCG ACCAACGTTGGCTCGCTTTACATAGCTCCACTAGCGCAGCCCACGGAGCCGCAAGCACAGCGCCTcttgctgcagcaacagcagcagctgtcggGAGCTCGTGACTCGCCCATGCGGCAagtgccacagcagcagcagcaggcacagcaACAGGTTGGCGGCCAGCCACTGCGCTGGTTGAGCTCACAGCCCGCGGCGAAGGAGCAGGCGCCCTGGGCACGCCCCGAGGAGAATGGCAATGTGGTGCCCTCCACTCTACGACAGTCGACAGCGCCGTCGACAGCAACGCAGGCACAGCCTGCAACGTTCTATCAGCCTCAGCTGGTGCAGAGTAATGGGCACGGAACAGCTTCTTCGCCCGGCCCGGCTGCTCAGCAAAACTTTGGCTCAACAGCCCAGCAGAGTGGACTACGCTTGCagatcaacagcaacaatgtaAACCAGAGTGGTCCCAAG GAGCGCATAATTCCCATTACACTGGAGCAAACCCCAACTTATGCCGCTGCGCAGCCCAACTTCGGTG CGCCTGCTGGCCACATAATACGCTCAGCTAATCAATTTGTCGATCAAGGTTACAACAATTATCCAGCTTCAGGACCGTCTGCGCAGGTGCAACGCGTCGTGTCACCCACCCAGCATCATctgcatcagcaacaacagcagcagcaatttgtTAGTTCTAATAACATCAGCAATAATTCGACTCGCATTATACCCATTGCGATTGAAGGGGGACGCGGAGGTCCAGTCTCCCAATCACCAGTCGTGCTACAAAA CGATCCACGCTCACCGCCCATACAATCGAAATCGTTTAGAATATTGCAAAAGATAACCGACACAGTGGACGATGTCAGCAGCGATCCCAGGCAAGAGTCGCCCCACCTGCCGCAGCAGCCTCATTTGGAGGTGgagctgccgcagctgcagcgcccACAGTTCGCTCGCCAGATGAGCGCTCAGCAGGCGCGGAATAGTCCGACCATTGAGCAAATGCGGCGGCTGCAAATCGCGCAGGATCAACAGTCGGGCACGCCGCCAGCCTGGTGCCCGCAAG GTAACGGCGCGTCTGCTCAGAACCGCTTTACATCTCAGCGTTCTCCATACG ATtcagcccaacaacaacaacaacaatacgtGCCACCCAGTGAACAGCAGGCGCCGGAACCGAAGAAGTACACGGGCAGCGCAATACCGAGTCgatcatttaaaattttacagGCAATGACAACACCAGAGAATGCCG AACATAAAATTCACACCGAGCTGGACTCGGATttggaaaatattgaattgaacgaagccaaaaataataataataataataataatcacaaTAATATTAATCATAATAATGAGAATAATGATAATATCAGAAAGAGTAACCATAACCGAGAAATTAACAGTAAAATCAATAAACGTCATAGTTATGCatcagccacgcccactccaCCGCCCATTACAGACACGAATACAAACGCTTCTCACGGCATATACTCATCCTCATCTTCTCTTAGTTCAGACAGCTCTTGTGCTCCACAGGTGCAGCCAGAGCGCTCGCAATCGGTGCCACCGCACTATCCCTATGCTTATGGTTACCCCTTTCCCTGGTACATGCCGCCACCAAACCATCCCGCTCCTGGGCAGAATAGTGGCGAACCGCCTCAAGTCCTAAATTGGCCCTATCCCTATCCCTACCCACCACCCATGCCTCTTTCGGTGGATGGCAAGCAAGCACCCTATCCATATTACTACCCCTATTATCTGCCTCCCCCACCAGCTTATGGGCAGCCAGCCACGCCCAATGAAACTCTGCAGCATGGCTACCACCCCCAGTTCGTGCCAAGCTATGGTCCTTATCCATATCCGGTAGCACCAAGCCTTAGCCAAAGCTCGGCCGAAAGTCGCGCCAGCAGTGTATTGCCCGATATTATAATAACGCCAAGCACCGACGATATGCCCTCGAAGGTCATAATGCAGCACCATATCAAGGTGGAGCCACGTGAGCCACCCAAGCGAGCGCACTCTGTTGAAATTGAGGAATTGGTTAGTCGGTCGAAGACGCGCAATATCTGCAGCAACAAGGAGGAGGTAATCGATATGCTCAGCCAGCGTCTGGCCAACATTAACAAAATTGCCGGGGGCAATACCCAAGACAATTTATCCAATCAGCTCCAAAAGAGCTATGCTGGAGAGCATCTGAAGGAGCTGGGAGCACGCTCACCTAGTGAGAATGCCTCGCCAGTGCTGATCACTGCCATGCTAGACGATAACGATGATAGTGAATCTGACGATAGCAGCGACGAGGATGAAGAGGACACAGATACTCCCAAGCATGCAGGTCACAACTCCCCATCTCCGCTGCAGGCCATCAAGTCCGTGACCAATGTGCAGATCTATAAGGGCTTGGGTGAAATGCCAGCGGAACATCTTCAGTCCGAGAGTGAGGACGATGATGGGACGACAGCTGATGAAATGCTTGATGAGGAAGAGCAGGAGTGCCTGATCGAGGAACTGGACGATGACTATGTTGTCGAGGAGGATCTAAGCACCATTTATGAGGAGGAAAGCGAGCTGGaacgcagcagcaactacgCCAAAACGATTATTAACCACAATGGATCCAGTGCCAGTAACGCAACCATAGGGGCTCGCCAAGTAGAAGAAGACGACCTGGAACAGCAAATAGAGGACAATGATcgcgatgacgatgacgatgacgacgagtCTAATTCGGTGACTGTGCGTTTGCCATTGCGCTTCAGCTTTAGTCGCAGCTCAAATGACGAGAACATAGCCACCGTGGAGGTGGGCAGCAGCACACAGATCGAGGAAAGACGCCAGAGTATAAGCTTGGACAGCAAACGGAATTCATTCAGCGTAGCCAAGATTGAGAGTGATAATGAGGAGGATAACGATTGTGAGGTTAGCGTTACCATCAGTTTGTCAAACTCCTCCCGTTCCAATTCCGTAGAAAAGTCCGCGTTGCTACCAAGTGCCATTAAGGCTAGCACTGAAGATGTATCCACCTCCTTCTCGCTGGGCAAGCGCAACAAGTTCTTGGCGGACACCCAAAACGGCGAGCtaacaaataatattgcgaTGTTGATGCCGACAAAAGATGTTGAGGTTACCTCGGAAGCACCCAAAGAGGAATTTGATTTCTTTGCCACGCTTTTGGCCACCAAAATGCAAGCACAGAAAATGATGGAGCAGTCCAAGAGTTATTGGAAAACGACAGAGGCCAAGCCAGAAGAACAGGCAAAAGAGCCTGCGCCAAATGAAACTGTGAAGCTGCGAGTTAAGCAAAACGAGGAAGAGGCCAAAAAACCAAGACCAAAATCGTGTGACATATCCAAGACTCAGGAGTCTTTAGAGGCAGCCAAGAATAGCTTTTGGTCCACATTTGCAACGGCAGCCAAGGAACCCGAACCTCCCCATGAACCAGAACAATCTGACGAAGAAATTGACTTCTGGGAAATCGTTGAAAACAGCAAAGAGAAAAGTCAACGcgcaaaaaaacagaaaactgtTACCTATATCCCACTACAAAAGGAAACGGTGGACGAAGTGGAGCATTGGACGACGACCCTAAAAGCCAATGTAAAATACATGCCCCAATCGCAATGTGCTGAGGTACATTTCGTGGTAGAAGAAAATCCAGGAGCTGAGGATACGAATGAAGACGAGGAAGACTTTTGGGCGTCAGTAGAGAAAGCCAAGTCCGAGAACTCTGAAAAGCAGCCCGAGTTGGAGTTTTGGTCAGATCAGTCAGCGGACACTCGTGATGAAAACCCGAATGTGAATATAACAGAGCCAATTGCCGAGGAAGAGGACATCGATTTCTGGGCCGACATAAAGTCTTCTCAAGGTAGCTATGACAACAAGGAAAACGACTTCAAATTCGATCCCACCAAATATCCAGAGGAGCCCCGTGAGGTTGACACCGATGaagaaattgatttttggacagaaatcgaatcgaatcgcaATCCGGATGATGACGATGTAACTTTCCACAAATCCGCCACTTTTTGGGCTCGCAAAGAGCGCCAAAATTCGGTGGAAGAAACGCCCTACAAGCCCGTGGAGACCAAGCCATTTCGTGCCAAGCTGCCCGACGAGCCAGCTGTGGAAATCGATTTGTGGGCCACTTTGGAGGGAGCTCGGGGAGAGGAGCCCGAGATTGTTGATCCACTTTTAGAACAGGAGCAAATGCTAGCTGCGCAATATGAAGAGATTGAACATGAAGAAGACGAGAAGTCCCACAAACTGGAGCAATCAGCTCCACAGACGCCGGAGCCCAATCTCGACGCAGTTGAGACTATGTCGCTGGCCTCCATGCATGAGCCAGCAACTGTGCACACCTGGACGCCTAGCACACACACTAACATGGACCTGGAGAGCGGCGATGAGCCTGACTTTTGGGCTGATATAGAACAGGAGCGTGGCAAGAATGACCAGTTGGAGGAAGCCGAGCAGAAACGTCATAACTATCGCCAGGCCATGGCTTTCTTCAATACCTCCATCGATGAGCACAAGGTACAGCAAAAAGTGCAACCCAATCGAAGCAGCGTCATTCTGGAATCAGCGGAGCCAACAGATTTGGAGCTGGGCTCACCAGGTGCATATGAAATTGTGGGTGAAGATGGCATCGTTGTGGAACAACATGGATTGCAAACGGTCAGTGCAGAAGATGAGGATCGAGAAGCGACCACACCGACCAACCAGCTTCCAGAAGTTTATGTGGAGCCAGAACCGGAACAGCAAAGAAAACTCCTAGCCAACGGTCTACCAGATCTCGGTGTGTCAGAAGCACCCAAAATATCGGTGCGCGAGCGCATCAATGTATTCGAGACGAGtccaccaacaacaactgggCCAACCCCTCCAAACAAGGCTATGACTATTCATTCGCTGTCTGTGGACAGCGGCCGTGGCAAGGGACAGCTATCCCGCAATAGCAGCACACAGCGGTCCGAGTCCGAAATCGAAGAGGATGACTCAGGCGTGACGGATATGAATCGGCAGATGTCAGAGACGGACACCGAGTCCGAAAGTTTTCCGGAGCTGCGCAAGATGACGAGCTACCAGCGCGCCGCCACACATTCCAGACTCTTCAAACTGCTCCAGGACGAGAACGATCTGCCCGAAGCGTCAGAGGCTGGGCAGGCGGACGAGTTCCAGCTAAAGCCCAGCAGACGCAAGATTGTGCACAATGTATCCATTACACGTCGCCAAAATCCTAATGCACTTAGCGAGGCCGAGACGATGACCCAACGACGCGAACGTCTCTCATTGCCCCTGCGCAAGAACACCAGCATCGATGCGGACAATCCCTCCACGCCGAACAGTCCCGCCTCGCCCATTGTCGGGCCATCCCCCAGCAAGCAGCGTGTGGTCAGCGATAAGCTGGTTAACGAGCTGGTGCAGAGTCTGCTGCTGAAGAGCGACAGCACGCATCTGCGTAAACTGCCGATGGAACGGCTCCAGGCAGCGGCCAAACGCGCCTTGGCAGAGGAAATGGATTCGATGGACAATAGCTCGCTGGACAGCACGCCTGCACCTACGCCCAAGCAGGATAAGGAGTACGCCGACTATTACAGCAGCTGGACCGAGGCCAGCGGCGGTGAAGAGATTGTGCCCTCGAAAGCCTTCCGAGCTTTACAGGATCCGCGACGCAGTCCCTGGACCGTGCGCTGTCCCCGCGTCCTCAGCTCCAAGACAATCAATCGCGACCTGGCCCGTGTCACAGAATCACCCGAAATTCTGAGCAATCGCAGCAGCAAAAGTCCCGAATGCTTTAAGCAACAGTCGGGGAGCAGGGAGCACTCCGTTAGCAGCTGGCGCAAGGCCTAG